The following proteins come from a genomic window of Flavobacterium crocinum:
- a CDS encoding YtxH domain-containing protein, with protein MSKNLNTAAAILAAAAAGAAIGILFAPDKGSKTRAKIKEGIDDAKHNIKDSFEASSEVLRERFTSATHNLDGTLNDLLSNVSHKTEEVITFLETKLAELKAQNAKLQK; from the coding sequence ATGTCTAAGAACTTAAATACAGCGGCTGCAATTTTAGCGGCTGCAGCTGCGGGAGCAGCAATTGGAATTTTATTTGCTCCGGATAAAGGATCAAAAACGAGAGCAAAAATTAAAGAAGGTATTGACGATGCGAAGCATAATATCAAAGATTCTTTTGAGGCCAGCTCTGAAGTTCTTCGTGAAAGATTTACAAGTGCTACTCATAATCTTGACGGAACTTTGAATGATTTACTTTCGAATGTTAGCCATAAAACAGAAGAAGTAATTACTTTTTTAGAAACTAAATTGGCTGAATTGAAAGCACAGAACGCGAAACTTCAGAAATAA